GCCGAACTCTGCTGCTGACACGGGGGGGGACTCAGCCTCAACGAGTTCAAAACAACCGTTCCCACCTGGTCCAAGTACCACTCGAAATCGAACTCCTGGTGCTCCTTGCAAAACCCCCACGCCCAAGACAGACGTATGTAGGCGCTGTAGTGGTCCCAAAAGCGATACCTGTACTTGATCAGATTCTCGAACTTCTGGTCTCCCGGATGCGACAAATAGGGGAACGGGTCCTGGAAGCCGTTCTTTTTCGAAGGATCCACCTTCCGGTACTCCTTCAATCGGACCAAATATTGCCAAACCAACAAAACTTCTGGACAGTCGTTGTGTCTCGCCCAGTCACGAAGCTTATCGTATCTCTTCCTTCTGGTGCTCTCCTTCGCGGATCCGGACTGACTCGACGTGCTCGCGCTGCCGCCGTCCACCACGCTTTCGTCCATGTACGAGTGCCCCAAAGAGTCCGTGGTGGACGCGACGATGTAGGGCCTCTCCTCGAAAATCACGTCTCCGGGCGAGAACTCCCTGGCGCAGTGAATCGACACCGTCACCTCGCCGACCTGAGTCGGTGTCTGGCTCAGCTGGAAGTGCAGCATGTCGAAGTCTCTGCTCATCTGCTCGAAAAACGAGCTCACCTTGTCGTATTGGCACTGAACGTTCGAGTAATTGAACGGGTGCGTCTGGTTGCACACGGGCAACGTCTCCATGATCAACCTCCGGAACGCGTTCGACCACCAGGCCGAGCGAGACGGGTGCGGCGGGAACAAGAGCGGCCCGGCGTCGCCCCTGGAAATAGAGTACTGCAACACCTGCCTTCTCGCCTCGTCGTCGACCACCCTCGGCACCGACTCCGGGGGCGGGACGGAGACGTCGAACGTCAGCTCCAAGTGCGAGTCTTCCGGGTTGAGCGTGTATCCGATATGCGCCATTTTGTGTGCCATCCGGAACATCTCCGGTGGCATGTTCTGTAAATCTTTGTATGCTTCTAATAAAAAAGAGGAGAGCAAAAAAAAGCCGTTGCTGTTTTCCCTGTCGAGCGAAACGGCTCGCAACGCGTCGGCGATGGCGAGACTCGCCTCGCGCATTTCTAAATACAACAGCCCCCTCCTCATGTGGAGCAGCGCCAGCTCTTTTCGGCTCTTCTGCAGGGCGATGGCGAAGTGAAAGGCGCCGAGTCTGGAGACGTTGGAAAGCCGCTCTCGAGGCAAGTTGAGCAACTCGCACAACAGCGTGCGAACGGTCCTAACGGCCCAGCTGGTGTGGCCCATGACGATTTTCTTCGCAATGTCCGAAACGGCCTTGCACTCGTCGACCGATTTGAGGAACTCCAGGGCCTGGTGCGCCGCCGGGTGCGGCTTCACCGAAATGTCCTCCGGAGACGGAGCCTTGATGGCCTGTTGCGGGGATCGAGCGGGATTTCCTGGGAGGAGTCGGTGTCAAACACAGAGACGTTAGCGCAACGGACAAGACACACAAAAAGCCTCGAACACTGAAGGAGCCGCTCGCGGCGCGCCCCGGCCCCCTCGCGAGAGCGGGGACCGCGCGTCGCCCTCGCGTCGGCGGGCGGGACGCGCCGGCGAGGGGCAGCCGCGCGACGCGCGTACCATTCAGTTTTTGAGAATCCAGGTTCTCGGACATCCTGGAAGAAGCACCGGTTCGACCTAGAAATAGAGGCAGTTTAGCGGTGCTCGGCGAAACGGAAAGCGCGTGCGAGGCGCGACACAAGAATGAagtgagagagaggggaggaaaaaaaaagcttgttctctctcttctcctctcccgcccccgcttccccttttttttttttgcgcgaaatacacaaatacacaaaaacggctaacggccaaaaaaaaaaaaaaaggggtgcaGCGAGTGAGTGTGTCAAAAAGGAGAGAGAgtacattttacataggaaaaacggGGGGGGGTTCTCGTTCCCCGAGACGCGCGCCGTTGCTGCTCGCATGCACGCGCCCGCGGTGCGCGCATGTCTTGGTTTGAGGACGTGGGGGAGGCGGCGCGTGCGACCCCCTGGCAgccatcactgttgttgttgttgttgttgctgttgttgctgttgctgttgctcgaGGAGCTGGATCAGCAGCGCGGTGGGGTTCTGGGGCACGGGGCCGCCTTGCTGCGGCACCACGGGGCCATTGTAGCCGCTCTGGTAGTAGGAGTGGGGCGGCGGGCCCAGCTTCTTCGAGAAGGGGGCGAGGTGGGACCGGTCGTCGTGGTACGACGGGGCGAGGGGCATGGCGCCGGGCAGGGATGACGAGTGCGGTGCGGTGCTCAGCAGCTCCGAGGAGGGGTGCATGTCGACggcgggggggggagggagccAGGACTGGCCGTGCTTAGAggggtcgccgccgccgccgccgccgccgtaggCGGAAGGGGCGAAGGCTGATTCGCCCGGGTGGTGGTGATAATAGGGAGGGTTGAAGTGAGGCGGCGCGGCGAAAGGTGCAGGTGCGTCCAATTTGTAGTTGGGCGGTTGTTCGCCGCAAGGGTGGTGGTGGGTGCGGTAGCCGCCGCGGAAGCCGTTGCTGCCGTAGGAGGACGAAGGCGCAGGATGGTCGTAGCTGGGCTCGGTGTAGGCTCCGGCTCTGTTGTAGCTTTGGGGACGCATCAGCAAATAGTTGTTCGAATAATTGTTGTTGCCGTTGTTGTTCCAAGAGTTGTACGGGATTCCCCCGGCCGCGTGGGGCCGATGTCCGCTCCCGCCGCGGTGGTACCCGTCGTGAACCGGTTGGGGAAGGGGGCTGGGGTAGTGTGGGACGCGGTGGCCCGCGCCGGGGTGGTGGTACCGGTGCACGTGGGCCTTGTTGTACCCGCCGCCGTAAGAGGTGCCGCTGTTGCTCCCACCGTTGTTGTTGCtccccgccgccgctgctgccgccgccgttGTAGGGCACCATCGCGCCACCGCCGCCGTGCAGGTCCTTGCGTCCTCCGCCCCTCGCGCCGTCGTAGGCGGCCGGTCTGCTCCGAACGGTGTTGTACCCGTCACGTCGGTGGGCGCCGCCACCGCGAGAGGCCGCGCCCCTCGAGTCGACTCGCCTGACGTCGAACCGCTCGTTGCGCTCGTTGCGCTCGTTGCGCTCGTTGTACCGGTGCCCCGACTCCTCGAACGACGACTGGCCACGCGAGCCGTACGGGTGGTATCGCCCCGAGCCGGCTCCCCGCCTCATGGGCCCCCCTCCGCCCGACGACGCGGCGTGCGAGCCCTCGTAGCTCCTCTCCTTCATCGTCCATTCCAAAATGCGCGTGGACGGCGTGTTCGGCCCGAAGTGCCTCGCCCTCCTCCTCGACACGTCCTCCGAACTCAAAACCGTCTCCGGGGCGCTCGCGCTGGGCAACATCCTCGCCCTAAACACGTGGTCCGGCGGGTACTCCGGAAACTCGATCAGGCCCCCCGCCGCCTGACTCTTCGCCACCTCGTAATCCTTCCCGTCTATCAACAAGTGAAACGAAGACCCTATCTCGGGCGAACCCACCCAAAACCTCAACTTCCCCGACGCCGACCCCGTCAACGCCGGATCTATCTCCCTAACGCAGCTCTCCATCAACCTCTCCCTCAACGACCTCGGACTCATCTCCGGATCCTCCTCCCTCAACTCGTCCAAACGCGCTCGACCCCTCTCCACCAACTCCAGCAGCAGCGGCGCCGACGGGTGCGCCGCGTTTATCAACCAATTCGCGTGCCCCACCGCGTTCCTCTCCAACTCCTCCGCCGACAAACTCGCCTCAATCGGCCTAATCGCGCTCAACAAACGCCCCTCGTCAATGAAGTCCAATAACACCACCCCCTGCCACTCCTGCCTCTTCCCGTTCATGTCTATCTTGAAGTCCTCCGGGTACAGGTCAATGATCGGCGACTCCGGGTCCACCATCAAATGGTGGTACGCACTCGGCAAACTCTCCTTCGAACTCGGCGGCAACACCGCCATCAACTGCTCGTACGGGTGAAACGGCTCCCCCTTCTTGAACTCTATCGGCCCCAACTCCGGCAAACCCTTCAAATCACCCGCAAACGGCGCGTAATGGTACGGGTAATACCACGACCAAGAACAACACCCCTGGTAGTAATAACGCAACACCCAAATCAAACCCTCTATGTACGCCCTTGTTATCGACCTAAAAAACGCCGTGTCGTCCATCTGCTTCTGAAACTTCGCCAAATAATACCTCTCCTTCCAACCCTTCTCTCCTAAATTCACCTCCACCGACGTGtccatcctcctcccctcccccccctcccctccccccccactcgacttccccccctcccctcccccctcactcaccttcccctcctcccccccccccccactcaccttcccctcctcccctcccccctccaactcctcccccccctcccccctcctcttcttAACCGCCACCCTCATCTCTATCTCCGCCTTCATCTGCGCCGCGTTCCTCTTGTTGTCCCGGTTTATCTCCGACAACTCGCTCTCAGATATCATCACTCTGTACCGATCTATCTCGCTCTTCCTCATCGTCATCCCAGGAAGCGCCTGTCCCGTCGACGCCCTGTACTCGCTGTTCAACTGACTCTGCGCCGCTCTGTCCGccatcctcctctccttctccctctccttctccaACCTCCTCACCAATATGTCGTTCTCTATGTTCCCCAACTGCGTCAGCAACACCTCCGCCCTCTGCAAGTCTATCTCCCCACTGTCCGTAATGTACCCGCCCAGCGCCGGCAACACCTTCTTGTACAACTCAATCAACAAGTCTATCGCACCCTCGTATATCTCCAACGTCGGCAAGTGCGGCAAAAAATCGTTCCCCACGAAAAAACATATGAACACGTAATCGTCTATCACCCTCTCCAACTCCCACTCAAACCCCAAATTCTCCACGTATAAGTCCGCCGACAGGTACTCCCTCAGCACGTTAATCCGCAAAAACTGAAACGGCACCTGCTTCTCCACCTCCTCCCTCCTCGACACCGCCATCTCGTTCGGCCTGTTGAACGACACGAACTCCCTCAACAACGTGAAGTGCGGCTCGTGCGTCGCCAAACTCAACATGATCAAATCCGCGTCCAACCCATACAACACGTGCCTCGTGTTCGGATCGTAACTCGGCTGGTCGTGCTGTCTCCGAATGTAATCCATTATCTTGTGCTCCCCCTCGCCCGCCACCGACGAGTCCGATATTATCACCTGTATGTTCCTCCACCCAGCGTCGCTGCTCAACCTGTCCGTAACGTACCACACCAACGACCGCGATATCAACTCCATGAACTCCGTCCCCGGCGTAATGCAATTGCTGTCAAACACCCACCGCTCCGCCTTGCTCACCAACTCCGACGACATCTCCGCATACGCCGACTTGCTCTCGAGCTGCTCCTCCAACTCCCTCTTCTGACGCGCCTCCCTCGCCGCTCGAAACCTCCTCGCTCTCTGGTGGTTCATCTTCGCTCTCGGCGCCACGCCATCTAAGCCAttcgacacacacaaacacacactatcgTTAACCACTGCTCCAACTCTCCGCACTCCCACCCCCTCAACATACCAACCGCCATGAACAGCAGCCGCCTGGGCCTGACCACGCAAAAAATCCGATCCAAGTAGTCGAATATGTTCTGAACAATCTCGCTCAGACTTTGCGGCTGAGGCTTCACGacacccccccccaaaaaaaaaaaaaaaaaaaaaacaaaaaccatcGAGTTAGCTGCCGTCGCGCTCCGCCGCCCCACCTAACCCGCGAACGAGCCCCGCCAACCCCCCGCACCTCGGCGCCAACGCCGAGACGGCAGTATCAGGTGCCCATTCCCAGCCACCggcggcgataaaaaaaaaaatcaaaaaccaaAATAATAGATACCTGATTCGCCGGGTGAGAACAAGGATGAATGATCCCATTCATATCAAGATATAAGTTGTCAAACTCAACGCCATTCGGATTGGGCGCGCTCGAATCCGGGCGAATCCTCCTTTCATCCTGCTCCACCCACTCTTCCTCCACAACGTCCACAACTATCTTTGAATACTTGTTCGACAACCATCGAAAATACGACGGAACACCCATGAAGGTCTGTGTATGAACCCGTTGCTCTAGCCCCAGGCAATAAACAAGCACTTCAATGCCCTTATCAGAGTGCGCCTAGATGGACCAGGCGCTTCGCAACGTATGAACCAATAACGCCACTGCACACAAGCTCATCCAAACACTCGCCcactaaaaaaaataatttgcGGCCAAATCGTTAGCAGTCCAATATGTACCGCCGTCCCCTGTGCAGCCGAAAACTGAGACGCGCAAACGCGCGACCACTCCCAAGGCACCCGCCGCGCGGCCACTGCCCCCCGGCTCCCACGCAacgcacacaccccccccccccccagcaaccaCCCAAACGCCGTTCGAGACTTACCGCCGACCAGCGCGACCATCCCGACCCGGGAAAAACCCCGCCCCCCATCCACCGCCACGCCCTCCCCCACTCCCTCGTCTGCAACCACCCCCCTTCCTGCTAGAACGGCAATTCGCCCagaaaacacaattcacaaaaaaaCGGTAAAAACACCAAAAGACGCGCCGCCACATACAGACGATCTACGCCTCTGTTTTTCGAGTTTTAATCGGACAAGCCGCCGACCTGCCAGCGCCGCTCAGCGGACGCTTCCCACTGCCCACCGCCGGAGACGCGTCGTACAAGTGCCCCTCCGACGCGCGAGGCGGCGGACGCCGACCCTCAATTCGAGACGCCTCAATCTCCTCCGACGCGTCTGCCGACTGCTCCTGGTCCTCGTCCGAGTTGTAGTTGACCCTCGCGCGCTTTCGAAGCCCGCGACCGTACTTCAGCGCCAGCGCGTGCTCGCGTTGCATCTTCTCCTTGGCAAAGTCCACGCGCAAATACTTCGGAATTTCGTACTCCTGAACCAAGCGCGGCGGAAGCGGCTCTCCAACGTGACCGGCGTTCTCCCACGCGCGCCTCTCGCTCTCCAGGCGCTCCCTGTCCATGTGCTGAAACAGCTTATACTCGCTGTCGCTGCGCGAAATCATCTGGTTGATCTGCTTGTTGTCCGGCACCTCGTTGTCCTCGTCCTCCTCGTCGTTCGTCTTCAACAAACTCATCAAAAACTCCTTTCGGTCCTGAGCCGTCGAGTTCTTGTTGAACATCCCCGCCTGAATAATCTTCGAGTCCAAGTCCAACTTGTAATTCGCCGCCTCCAAAATCTTCTCCTCAATCGAAGCAATCGTCACGAACCGCAGCACCAACACGTCGTTCTTCTGACCAATCCGGTGCGCGCGGTCCTGCGCCTGCAAGTCCGCCTGAGGATTCCAGTCCGAGTCGAACAAAATCACCGTGTCGGCCGTCTGCAAGTTCAGACCCAAACCACCCGCGCGCgtagaaagaataaacataaagtaGGGCGAATCCGGAGCGTTGAACTGCGCCAGCAAGTCCCCTCGAGTCTCCGCCTTCGTCGAACCGTCCAACCTCAAATACGTGTAGTTCCGATAAAAAAAATACTCCTCCAGCACGTCCATCGCCGCCGTCATCTGAGAAAACATCAGCACCCGGTGACCCGCCGCCTTCAACTTCGGCAAAATCCGATCCAACAACTCAACCTTCCCGGACGACCTCCACAACATGTCGTCCAACTTGTAACTCTGACTGTCCTTGAAAATGTACGGGTGGTTGCAAATCTTCCGCAACTGCATCAACGTGTTCATCAACCCCTTCGTCCCTATCCCGCCGTCCTGCTGCTCCACCAACAAAACCCCCTGCATCGCCATGTCGTACATGCGCCTCTGCCACATAGACATCTCGCACTTCACCACCCTCTCCACCTTGTCCGGCAACTGCGCCTCCACCTGCGTCTTCAATCGACGCAGCAAAAAGGGCCTCAAGAGCTTGTGCAGCCGCTGAATCACCAACAACGTCTCCTCCTCGTTCATCTCCACCTTCTCCCCCGTGTTCGCAAACGGCTTGTTGAACCACTGCTCAAACGTCTCCACGCTGTGAAAAATGTTCGGCAGCAAAAAATTCAGCAGCGACCACAACTCGGGCAAACTGTTCTGAAGCGGCGTCCCCGTCAAAATAATCCGAAACTGCGACTCGTAGTACTTCGACAATATCGTCGACAACTTGCAATTGTGGTTCTTCATCCGATGACCCTCGTCCACTATCAAATACGCCCACTTGTTCCTCGACAACGCCGTCTTGTCCTTGATGATGTAGTCAAACGTCGTCAAACAAACCGTAAACTTCGACCCTGGCGCCATCTTGGACTGGTAAATCCTCTTCCGCGCAGACGGCGTCCCCTTGTACACCACCAACTTCTCCGCAATCGACGGCGCCCACTTCTTGAACTCTAGCGCCCAGTTGGAAATCGTCGTCAGCGGAACCACGAtcaaatacgggccctgcaacccCTTGCTCTCTATAAGGTGACAAATCAACGCAATCGTCTGAATCGTCTTCCCTAAACCCATCTCGTCCGCCAAAATGCCGTTCAGACGATTGTTGTACAACGAAACCAACCAAGACAACCCGTCCATCTGGTACCCCTTCAACACCCCCCCCACCAAAATGCTCGGCTGTCTCGTTATCGTCTCCGTAATGCTGTGAATGCAAGCGTAATACGACTTCTTCTCCGGCTCGCTGCTCCCAGCCAACTCCTGTGTCGCCAACTCCTCATCCGTCTCGTCCGCACCCGCAAACTGTGTCAAATTCGAGTTCAAATTCGAATTCGCGCTCGCCTTCTGCGCATTCACCTTCTCCCCAATCTGGAGCAAATACTGGTCCGTCTGCTCTATCAACAACTTCAGACGCTTGTTCTTCGTCTGCTCCAACAACTTCAAATACTCCGTCTCGTCGTTCCTCTTCAGCGCGGCCATCCGGTCTCGCTCCAAACGCTCCTTGACCATCGCCTCTCTGCGCTCCTTGTCCACCTGCTGCTTCAAAAACTGACGCAAAAGCTTCCTCTTCGTCAAATGCTTCTGAGCGTGAAACTCATGAAAGTTCTTGCTCGCCGCCAACACCGCATTCACCCACTCTCTGTGCCTCTTGCGCTTCGTCAGCCACTGCTGCTCCTCCCTCCTAGCGCACTCCACTCCCTCCATAATGTTGGCCCCCTCCGGTGTTATCACATGTCTGCTAGCTCCACGAAACACGCTCACCACGTCCAACCCGGACTGAAACCTCGCCAACTCGTTCATCTTCGCCGACACCATCCCCTCCTGCAACTTCCTCTTCAAACCCCTCCAACGAGCGAGCCTAGACCTAATCAACTCTCCcagcccccccccaccctcccggcCACCGCAACGCGAAGGCTCTCCCCCCTTACGACCCCCGCACGACCACGACTCCTCCGCGAAACAACCGGGAAACCGGCAAAGACGCATAACGCTCTGCGAAACGCCCTCACCCCGCAAGAAACGCTGATACGCCACAATCTGCGCCCTCAACGTCGCCCCCAACCCCTCTTCGAAACCAGACGGCGCCACGCACGCCAACCCAGCCACTCCTTGCTCAGACCCCCTCTCAGCGCCATCACCCTCACACTTCTCCGGCGAAGACCGCCCGTGGTTCAGCGTATACAGCAAAAGCTGGCACCGCAAATCAGAACTGCTAACCCCGCTAAACTGCAGCCTGTCCAACGTCTGCCTCCCGCagaaaaattagtaaaaaaaattgtgtcaaatGTGCGCCACCAACACACCAAAACCCATACGTCAATCAACACCGATCTCTCCCGTGCATCCAAGGAACCCGATGCCGCAAGCCTCGACAGCTCCAACATTCTCACACCAACCCTAGACACCGGACCTCACCCAAACCAGAAGAACCGCATTCGTGCAACGCCCAACGCACGTCGTCAGAAAGCATCCACACTTATAAAAAACAAACTCAAGCCGCGCAGGTAAATTTCCGCATGAAATTTTCCGCACAAAAAAAAGAACGTACCGGAAACTAGGACAAAAAGAGGCAAAAACAATTGGGTACCGGAAACGATAAGAGTGAAAAAAAATAAGACGAAAAACAATTCTGATCcctaacaaaaacacaaaaaacagtTTTGCCATCAACCAAACCAACGCAGTAGCATAAAAATTCACCTATTTCAATGCGGCCTTGTCTCCTAACGCCTAGATCGTACACAGAACAAATATCTGTTCCATACAAAACTTTTTTCCATACATAATCACCATGTGTGTAAGCCACATCCATCGCGCATCTGAAAGTGCATCCGCGAACTCGCCTCGACGTCTAACAACCCACGaagacgactgcgcgaaacacccATCTCCCCGAAAAGCCACACGGAAGGGTCTCTAGTCGACGCCAAATACACTCTCGATACGCGTCTGAAGAAAATTGAACGCCCAAATCGTTGCGTGAGAGAATGTCTCGCTCAAAAATGCTATATGCGGAGCTTTACAACGACGGATTACATAAAACGCCCGCTGCTGATCAAAGTCAAATTTGCGACGATCCAAGCTCGACCTTATTAGACAAATGACTAGATCTTATGATCGACATAATTGCATCCTTGTCCGCCTTACTCAACTCGTTATTTTGTAGCCACACCCTTGATAGTTGTGTCGCCGGTAACAACGCCTTTACCAAAATCGTCACACCTTCTCTCCCCAGTCTGTTGTTCTGTAAGAGTAATTCTGAGAGCTCCGTGAGAGCAGGTAATACCGAGGCGAACTTCTGAATGGACCGTCTGTTATTTAAGGCGTTGCTGCTAAGGTCGAGTTCGTTGAGTCGTCTTAACTCGCTCAACCTTTCCGAAAGACATTCCAAACTGCCATTTTTCTCCAATTCACAATCACTCAGTTCGAGAGCCTGGAGCTGAACAGGAAGCGACTGAAACTTCAACAAATCAGTAAGAAAATGATCAAGTACAGACAATACATCAGTATAGAAACCGTCTTCCGTACGAGCTCCTTCCAGCGGGTTTGATTTATGCCTCTAGCTCCATGCAGACTCAAACTTGTAACTAGTTAACGTGTTAGAACGCTTTCTATCAAAACTTAAAAAACGGTTGTCAAATACTGTACTGTGCGAATTCAATTTCAAAACCTTCAAAAACCTATCGAGAAGTTCTTGTGATACAAAGAGGTCAGAGAAAAATGTAGTACTTAAAGAGCTCTCGCCTATGCGCAGAAAAAAACATACCTTCACTAGGACAAAAATTTGAAAGGTCAAGGTTCACAAAGTCTGCTGCGTTCTTTTCTAAAGCCAAGATACTGGATTCAAAGTACTTCTTGAGATTCATGCCGTCATATACCGACAAGAGAAATAAAAAGGTAATGTTTTTTCTAGCTTATCGGAATTGCAATATTTTGTTGGCAGTTCTCAAACCAGCGAAATGCGCTGCATTTGAAAGCGATATGAAACCACCAACGCTAACTATCAGTTGATGTTGTGCACTAGACCAAGGGAACATAAAAGTGAAAATCCATGAAGGTGCCAGCGGTATTAGAGTACAACGCTctgaaggttcgaatcttgccaaaATACTCTTCCTCGAACCTATATGCATCGTGATTGGGGAGGAGCTCTTCTATGTCAATGGTAGGTTGACAACCAAGTAGATTTTGTAAACGGTGTATGAATTGGGCCATGATTCAACGACAGAACAGCTTCGCTTCCGCGCCGGGACTCAACAACTGCTTCTAGCATCAGCAGTCCGATAACAAAATCGATCAAAGTAGCTGCCAATCGAATGAGGTTTCGAGTTTTGAATACAAGTAAACTTCTGCTTCGTACCCTCTACACAACCCAGTACATGTGGACAACAGACCCTTTCGTCGCGGCCAATCCAGTATCGATCAAGATGCACGGGTATCCAAAAACGTGATTCATGGGCCATTTTGGTATATATGAAGCTTGAGCCACACTGGTAGCTTTTTCATCGTGGAGCTGTTTGAGACAAAAATTGTTGTAATTCACGTACACTTTTTCTCTGCCTCGGTGTTCAAGATGTCTTCGACGTACAAATTCTATGACTTATCCGCTAAATAGAGGCACATCGGCTCAAGAAGGAGGAGATTAGGGTCGGAAATTTGTCGGAGCCCGTCGCAATAAACGGAGGCAACAATGCTTTTACGACTCGAAGGCGAGTAGCTGCGTTCAAACGTGTAGAAAGCTATCCACGTTTGTATAACAGTGCCTCTCAACCCATATGAACTTATGTGTAAAAATGGGTGTGAAGAAAAACACAACTTAGCACGTGCTCTCAAATTGTCCTGTACCAATTTAGAATGTTACGGGGTAGATTGAGATCTAGCATGGCGTTGCATGTGCGTTGATGCAACCGTATATTTAGAAGCTGTCTGGACTCTCAGTGGCTCAGGAAAAAGTTGTATCGATTGTACGCATTGTGTAGGATTTTTGGATATACGCGCAAAACCAACTGCCTTCCCGCGACTAAAAACGGAAACTTGTCCTTGCAATGCCCTTACCGATAGGTGAGCTAGCAATGCTCGgcttcagagctcacacagaagcctATGAGTGGCCGCTGGAAGCGATATGCGCATATGCAATAGTGCTAATAGTAAATGAATTTTATTGATGTCGAAAAATACACACTTGACAGTAAAAATAATAACAAGAATTGCTAAATGAAAAACCTCTTGGTAGAGCCTGATTCTGGGGATGAATCGGCTGATCCGTCAAACCCTCTTTTTCGCATGTTGGACGGtaagtcttgattgcaattttcgtCATT
The sequence above is drawn from the Schistocerca gregaria isolate iqSchGreg1 unplaced genomic scaffold, iqSchGreg1.2 ptg000400l, whole genome shotgun sequence genome and encodes:
- the LOC126311188 gene encoding uncharacterized protein LOC126311188; this translates as MVSAKMNELARFQSGLDVVSVFRGASRHVITPEGANIMEGVECARREEQQWLTKRKRHREWVNAVLAASKNFHEFHAQKHLTKRKLLRQFLKQQVDKERREAMVKERLERDRMAALKRNDETEYLKLLEQTKNKRLKLLIEQTDQYLLQIGEKVNAQKASANSNLNSNLTQFAGADETDEELATQELAGSSEPEKKSYYACIHSITETITRQPSILVGGVLKGYQMDGLSWLVSLYNNRLNGILADEMGLGKTIQTIALICHLIESKGLQGPYLIVVPLTTISNWALEFKKWAPSIAEKLVVYKGTPSARKRIYQSKMAPGSKFTVCLTTFDYIIKDKTALSRNKWAYLIVDEGHRMKNHNCKLSTILSKYYESQFRIILTGTPLQNSLPELWSLLNFLLPNIFHSVETFEQWFNKPFANTGEKVEMNEEETLLVIQRLHKLLRPFLLRRLKTQVEAQLPDKVERVVKCEMSMWQRRMYDMAMQGVLLVEQQDGGIGTKGLMNTLMQLRKICNHPYIFKDSQSYKLDDMLWRSSGKVELLDRILPKLKAAGHRVLMFSQMTAAMDVLEEYFFYRNYTYLRLDGSTKAETRGDLLAQFNAPDSPYFMFILSTRAGGLGLNLQTADTVILFDSDWNPQADLQAQDRAHRIGQKNDVLVLRFVTIASIEEKILEAANYKLDLDSKIIQAGMFNKNSTAQDRKEFLMSLLKTNDEEDEDNEVPDNKQINQMISRSDSEYKLFQHMDRERLESERRAWENAGHVGEPLPPRLVQEYEIPKYLRVDFAKEKMQREHALALKYGRGLRKRARVNYNSDEDQEQSADASEEIEASRIEGRRPPPRASEGHLYDASPAVGSGKRPLSGAGRSAACPIKTRKTEA
- the LOC126311193 gene encoding uncharacterized protein LOC126311193 translates to MSENLDSQKLNGNPARSPQQAIKAPSPEDISVKPHPAAHQALEFLKSVDECKAVSDIAKKIVMGHTSWAVRTVRTLLCELLNLPRERLSNVSRLGAFHFAIALQKSRKELALLHMRRGLLYLEMREASLAIADALRAVSLDRENSNGFFLLSSFLLEAYKDLQNMPPEMFRMAHKMAHIGYTLNPEDSHLELTFDVSVPPPESVPRVVDDEARRQVLQYSISRGDAGPLLFPPHPSRSAWWSNAFRRLIMETLPVCNQTHPFNYSNVQCQYDKVSSFFEQMSRDFDMLHFQLSQTPTQVGEVTVSIHCAREFSPGDVIFEERPYIVASTTDSLGHSYMDESVVDGGSASTSSQSGSAKESTRRKRYDKLRDWARHNDCPEVLLVWQYLVRLKEYRKVDPSKKNGFQDPFPYLSHPGDQKFENLIKYRYRFWDHYSAYIRLSWAWGFCKEHQEFDFEWYLDQVGTVVLNSLRLSPPPCQQQSSAVHAADDLDKSGGAPSNRAPELSEGIPGDMIINVRVEGSPFIPVIPGHISKVSSVMALFQLASFIPNDCINPTIEYNVVWKENGPVLQVIALKILTVGTSLRRNMIPPEAKVSRRALASFGSLCSCLECTRLPRPVVVDL